The DNA region GTGCTCGCTGTATCTGACCGATGCCGCAAACGATTTCGGTGACAGCGACTACCGGCTGGTCGGCGACTCCTTCTGGCAGATCACCGAAATGCTGGTCACCGGTTTCGCCTTCGGGCTGATCGGGCTGGAACTGAGCACCGTGCTGCGCGACGCCGGACCCGACTGGCCGCGCTTCCTGGGCAGCGCCGCGGTCGTCATCGCCGTCGTGGTCGGGCTGCGGCTGATCTGGCTGCTGACCACCACCGCGATCTTCCAGTCCTGGTGGCGCACCCGCGACCGCGACGAACCCTATACCTGGCGCGAGACCATGGTGACCTGGTGGGCGGGCATGCGCGGGGTGGCCACCGTCGCGCTGGCCCTGGCCATCCCGTTGAGCACCGACGCCGGCCGCCCCTTCCCGGGCCGCACCGAGATCCTGTTCACCGCGTTCGCGGTGGTGCTGTTCACCCTGCTGCTGCAAGGCCCGACGCTGCCCGCGGTGGTGCGCGCCACGGGCGTGCGCGCCGACCTCGGCGCCGAACGCGTCATCGAACGCGAACTGTGGACCCGGGTGCTACAGGCCGAACTCGCACGGCTCGAGGAGATCTCGCGCACCGAGCACCTGCCCGAAGAGGTCTACGACCGGCTGCGCTCCACCTTCGAACGCCGCCTCGCGCACGCCGACCCCGAAGCCGCCGACGAGAACGCCCGGATGGCCACCGACCGCGCCCTGGCCTTCACCGCGAAGATGCGCGCCATCTCCAACGACGTGCTGGAAGCGGGCCGCGCCGAAGCCCTTGCCGCCCGCCGCGAACCGGGCGTGCCGCCGGACGTGGTGGACCGGGTCATGCGCCGCCTGGACCTGCGTGGCGCGGCCAATTGAGCTGCGGCCGAAGATGTTCGAGCGTCGACACCCCGTTCGCTAGTCGGCTGCGGAACGATCCGGCTCGAGAACCGTGCGCGGAGCTACCCGCGTCTCCCAGGAGTCGCGAGCACAGCCACGAACTCGCGCAGGAACGATTTTCGGGTCAGTAGACGGGTGGTCCGTGCCCCGGCGACCTGCGCCCGCAACCCCTGTCCCCGGGCCAGCCGCCGGGTGCGCAGTACGTGAAAGTCACTGGTGACCACCGTGATTCGCGCCGACCGTGGATCGATGCCCCGGCGGAGCAACTCCTCGGCCGTGTATCGCAGGTTCTCCTCGGTATTGTGGGAGTAACTCTCGGCGACGATGCCGTCGGCCGGAATCCCTTGCGCCACCAGGTATTCAGCCATGGCGGCGGCCTCGGGCACCGGGTCGCGACCGCTCTGCCCGCCGGACACCACCAGCAGCGGCGTGCGGCCCGGCTCCGCACGCACCACGTCGAGCGCCCGGTTCAACCGCCGGGCCAGCATCGGCGAGACCCGGTCCCCGCGCAGCCGGCAGCCGAGCACGACCACGACGTCGGCGCCCGGTCGCGGTGACCGCCGCGCCCGGCCGAGCGTGTACGTGGTGAAACCGGCGAACGGCACCAGCACCGACGCCCCGGCCAGCATCATCACGACCCGCCAGAGTCTCATCGCTACCTCCCACACACAGTTCGGGCAATCATCGCTACCGCCTCGACGGTAGTCATCACGTCTCCGCGTGATGTACGGGCGCGCCCGTGACCTCGGGTTAGCATGGCGCAATGGCATTGGGCACCTATCAGCCGCCCTGGCTGCGCACCGTCGATCTCGGTGAACAGCTCCGGCTGCTCGGCGACTGGGTGCGGCAGCCGCATCGGTTGCGGCGCGGCTTCCAGGCCTATCGGGATCTGCTGGCCGTCACCCCGGCCTGTATCGCCTACGCGTTCACCCTGTTCATCACCTGGTGGACGTTGCGAGGGCCAGCGACATCGTGGGCCGGCGGCTGATCTTCTCGGCGTCGACGAATCTGCGCAATATGCAGAGGGATCCGATCCAGGTGCTGGTGGCCTCGGCGTTCTGGACCGACGGCGGCTTCCCGTGGGGCGAGATCCTGATCCTGGTCACGCTGATGGCGCTGGCCGAACGCTGGCTGGGGTCGCTGCGCTGGATCGTGGTGGTGGCCATCGGCCATGTGGGGGCCACGCTGATCACGGTGCTGGGTATCGCGCACAAGCTGGACAAGCAGCTGATCCCGACGCGGGTGGCGTTCGCCTCCGATGTCGGCCCCAGCTACGGCATCTCGGCCATGCTGGCGGTGCTGACGTTCCGGCTGCGAGGACCGGCCCGCTGGGTGTGGGCGGCGGCGGTGCTGATCTGGTACGGCTACGGGGTCTGGCACGGGCGCACGTTCACCGACTACGGCCATTTCTTCGCGCTGCTCATCGGTTTCACGGTGGGCGCGATCGCGGTGGCGCTCTCGCACCGCCTGATCGCGGCGCGCGAGCGCAGGGCGGCCGCGAATCCGAAACCGGCGGTGGCCGATTCGACCGCGACCGGCGCCGACGCACCCGGCAGCAGCGCCGATTCAGGTGGGGACGGCGTCGGCGCGGCCACGCTGGACGAGCCGGATGGCGGGCTCGACGACGCGGGCCGCGATCGGACCCAGCACGGCCATCATTAGCACGTAGGCCGAGGCCAGCGCCGCCAGCTTCGGATTCACCCCGCCCACCGAAACCGCCAGCCCGGCAATGACGATGGAGAACTCGCCGCGCGCCACCAATGCCGCGCCCGCGCGGGCGCGACCCATCCTCCGGATACCCTGGCGCGAGGCCGCCCACCAGCCGGTTCCGATCTTCGTCAGCGCGGTCACCACCGCCAGCAGCACCGCCCAGCCCAGCACCGGCGGGATCGCGGTGGGATCGGTATTGAGACCGAAGGCGACGAAGAAGATGGCCGCGAACAGGTCGCGCAAGGGTTCGAGGAGTTTGGCCGCCTCCTGCGCGGTGGACCCGGAGATGGCGATGCCGAGCAGGAACGCGCCGACCGCCGCCGACACCTTCAGCGCCGAAGCCGCGCCCGCCACCAGCAGGGCCGCGCCGAGCAGCTTGAGCAGGAACACTTCCCCATCGTTGCTGTCCACGATGGCCGACACGTAGCGGCCGTAGCGCAACGCCACGATGAGCACCACGGTGATCGCCACCAGTGCGATGGCCAGCGATCGCAGCCCGCTGGCGAAGCTGAGTCCGGCCAGCATCATGGTGAGGATCGGCAGGTACACCGCCATCGCGAGATCCTCGAACACCAGGATGGACAGCACCACCGGCGTCTCGCGGTTACCGAGCCGCCCCAGGTCGTTGAGCACCTTGGCGACGATGCCGGACGAGGAGATATAGGTGACGCCGCCCATGGTGACCGCGCCGACCGCACCCCATCCCAGCACCAGCGCCACCACCACGCCCGGCGTGGCATTGGCGACGATGTCGAGCAGACCGGCCAGCCAGGATCGGCGCAGCCCGGTCACCAGTTCGGCGGCGGTGTACTCCAGGCCGAGCAGCAGGAGCAGCAGCACCACGCCGATCTCCCCGGCCATGTGCCCGAATTCGGTGGCGGCCTTCATCGTCACGATGCCGCCCTCACCGAAGGCCAGGCCGCCCAGCAGATAGAGGGGAATCGGCGACATGCCGAAGCGGGCGGCCAGCCGCCCGAGCATGCCGAGCGCGAACAAGATCGCGCCGAGTTCGAACAGGGCTAGGCCGGTCGAATCCACCGGTTCAGCCGTCGACCAGGATGCGGGCGGCCGCGTCGAGCCCGTGCGGTGTCCCGACCACCACGAGGATGTCCCCGGAGTCGAGCACCTGATCCGGTCCCGGCGAGGGTTGCACCTGTCCGGCCCGCATGATCGCGACGATGGACGCCTTGGTGCGGGTCCGCATGCCGGTCTCGCCCAACATCCGTCCCCGATACGGCGAGCTCCCACTGATGCTGAGCTGTCGGGTGGTGATCCCGGGTAAGTCGGAGTGTTCTTCCCTGAGCTGCTGCACCAACTGCGGCGCGCCCAGCAGATTGGCCAGCACCGCGGCCTCGTCCGGGTTCAGCGGCACCTGCGCGATGCAGGTGTCCGGGTCGTCGCGCTGGGAGACGATCAGGTCGATGCCGCCGTCCCGGTGCGCGACGACTCCGATCCGCCGCCCCGATCTCACCGCGAAGTCCTTGCGGACACCGATACCGGGCAGGGCTGTCACATCGACGTTCACGCCGTCCAGCCTAGGACAATCCGCGCGTATCGCGGGGAGCTACGTCCGGGGGGCGTGACCGGTTCGCCTCCCGCGCGGCGATCAGTTCGCTTCGAGCGGCGCGAAGCTGCCGTCGGGACCGGGCACGAAATCGGTCACCGCGGTGACGGCCGCGAGCGGGAGCGGGCCGTAGAGATGCGGGAAGCGCATGGACTCCGGATCGGTGGGGACACCCGGCTCCCATTTCACCGGCGCGCCGAGCGCGGCGGGATCCAGGTGCAACAGCACCAGATCGGTGCGGCCCGCGAAGAGCCGGTTGGCGGGCAGATGCGCCTGATACGGGGCGGACAGGTGGATGAATCCGACCTCGGCCAGCGACGGGGCGCGGTATTCGCCTGCGGCGCGGGCGCTCTCCCATTCGTCGCGGGAGCAGATGTGCAGCAGCGTCGACGGCGTCGTGTCCGGTTCGATTCCCACCCGGACCAATCTAGGTGACAGCGGCCGCGATCCGGTGTGCGCGCCTCAGCAGGGCTGCGGCCGGGCCACGTGAATGGAGATGTCGTTGATGCTCACCCGGGCCGGCGACAAGCGGGCGATCGCACGGTTCGCGGTGACGGTGCCGCGGGTCCAAACTTTGCCTCGGCCTCCGCTTCGGTCTTGCCGGTCTCCGCGCCCAGCAGCGCCACCAGATCGGTCCGGCTGTCCTGCAACCAGTTTCGGAAGACGCGCAGCCAGTGGATCCGGCCGACCACCCCGAGCGAATGCCAGCCCGCGGCATTGTCGCGGAGCCGGTCGACGGCGGTACGCACCCGATCGGGCGTCTCGGCGGCGATGGTGTCGACGACCCGGCCGTCGGCGGGTGCGATCACGGTGAGCATGGGCGGGCGGACCTTTCCGGCATCCGGCACCTGCGACTGGGTGGTGGCGCGGTGCGCATGAAACTCGGGGTGCCCGATGCGCATGAATCTCACCGTATGGGTGCGGGTTTCGGCCGACCAGCTGGCAATCGGCCACGAATCGGCGAATATGGGCCGCATCCAGGCAACTTACCGGCCAGAAACGGCTGCGCACTGCCACCCGAAATCCGGCGTTTCGCGCTCGAACGCGATCTCGCGGCCATCGCCACCGTCCAGCAGGACCTCATCCCGGTCCGCATTCCCGCGGTCCGCGGCGACCTCTACATCGAAGCGCACCCCATCTACGAGATGTTCGGCGCGGTCTTCGGCGTCGAGGAAGTCGGCTTCTCGAAACCGCAGTCCCGCATGGCCTTCCAGGCATCCACTCTGGAAACTCCACTCCCCCAGGCGAATCTGTCCACCGCCCGCTTCTACGAGCAGCAGTGCGCCGACCTGATGGAATCGCGGCGCAGCCGCAGCGGCCTCAGCGGCCGGGTCCGCCAGCTGCTCATCCGCCACGGCGGCTCCGCCGACCAGACCCGCATCGCCGCCGACCTCGACGTCAGCGTCCGCACCCTGCGCCGCCGCCTTGCCGAGGAAGGCACGACCTTCCGCGAACTGAGCCTGGAAACGGTCGGCATGCTGGCCGAGGAACTGCTCATCGCCGGCCTCACCGTCGAGCAGGCCGCCGACCGGCTGGGCTACGCCAGCGTCTCCGCCTTCGCCTCGGCCTTCCGCACCTGGAAGGGGCAGTCCCCCGGCCACTTCGGCCGCTCCCACCGGGGCCGCCACACGGTGCGTTCGTGACGGTCGCCGCCCGGCGGTGAACGTTACCGCCGCGGGTTACCGAACCCGATCTCTCCTCGGTAGGTTTGCGCACGTCCATGCTGGTCAGCGGGGCGGACGGGTCATCTGGTAGACCGGCAGGTACGACTCCACGTACCCGACCGTCCGAGGAACCATGAACCCCTCCACCATCATGTCCGCGCGTGACCTCGAGTTCCTGCTCTACGACTGGCTCGACGTGGAGTCGCTGACGGGGCGCGAACGCTTCGCCGACCACTCCCGCGACACCTTCGACCAGGTGCTGCGGCTGTGCCAGGACCTGGCCACCACCTACTTCGCGCCGCACAATCGCGACAGCGATCTGCACGAGCCCACCTTCGACGGCGAGCGCGTGCACATCATCCCCGCGGTCGGCAAGGCGCTGCGGGCCTTCGCCGACGCCGGAATGATCGGCGCGGCAATGGATTACGAGGTCGGCGGGATGCAGCTGCCGCATTCGGTCTACACCGCGTGCATGTCGTGGTTTCCACGCCGCCAACGTCGGCACCGCCGCGTACGCGCTGCTCACCACCGGCAACGCGAATCTGCTTGCCGCGCACGGCAGCCCGGAACAGATCGACGCCTACGTGCGCCCCATGCTCGAGGGCCGCAGCTTCGGGACCATGGCGCTGTCGGAGCCGCAGGCCGGGTCCAGCCTGGCCGACATCACCACCCGGGCGGTGCCCGCCGCCGACGGCTCCTACCGCGTGTTCGGGC from Nocardia tengchongensis includes:
- a CDS encoding Na+/H+ antiporter encodes the protein MEHHQLELIFAVLFATILAQPLGRRLGQAPAVLMTAFGVVLALIPQVPNIQIDPKLILPLVLPPLLYAAARRTSWRQFAENWAAISLRAVVLVIVTTVAVAWAFHLWYPGIPLGAAVALGALVAPPDPVAVSALAGKLGLPRRLVAVLEGEGLFNDVTAIVLYTAAIQAVMSGSFSAWQAALDFGVSALVGTVVGLLFGWAGSKLMHRLDEAPWRVALGLLLPFAAYGFSESRGGSAVLAVLVCSLYLTDAANDFGDSDYRLVGDSFWQITEMLVTGFAFGLIGLELSTVLRDAGPDWPRFLGSAAVVIAVVVGLRLIWLLTTTAIFQSWWRTRDRDEPYTWRETMVTWWAGMRGVATVALALAIPLSTDAGRPFPGRTEILFTAFAVVLFTLLLQGPTLPAVVRATGVRADLGAERVIERELWTRVLQAELARLEEISRTEHLPEEVYDRLRSTFERRLAHADPEAADENARMATDRALAFTAKMRAISNDVLEAGRAEALAARREPGVPPDVVDRVMRRLDLRGAAN
- a CDS encoding YdcF family protein; this translates as MRLWRVVMMLAGASVLVPFAGFTTYTLGRARRSPRPGADVVVVLGCRLRGDRVSPMLARRLNRALDVVRAEPGRTPLLVVSGGQSGRDPVPEAAAMAEYLVAQGIPADGIVAESYSHNTEENLRYTAEELLRRGIDPRSARITVVTSDFHVLRTRRLARGQGLRAQVAGARTTRLLTRKSFLREFVAVLATPGRRG
- a CDS encoding rhomboid-like protein, with the translated sequence MDVARASDIVGRRLIFSASTNLRNMQRDPIQVLVASAFWTDGGFPWGEILILVTLMALAERWLGSLRWIVVVAIGHVGATLITVLGIAHKLDKQLIPTRVAFASDVGPSYGISAMLAVLTFRLRGPARWVWAAAVLIWYGYGVWHGRTFTDYGHFFALLIGFTVGAIAVALSHRLIAARERRAAANPKPAVADSTATGADAPGSSADSGGDGVGAATLDEPDGGLDDAGRDRTQHGHH
- a CDS encoding cation:proton antiporter → MDSTGLALFELGAILFALGMLGRLAARFGMSPIPLYLLGGLAFGEGGIVTMKAATEFGHMAGEIGVVLLLLLLGLEYTAAELVTGLRRSWLAGLLDIVANATPGVVVALVLGWGAVGAVTMGGVTYISSSGIVAKVLNDLGRLGNRETPVVLSILVFEDLAMAVYLPILTMMLAGLSFASGLRSLAIALVAITVVLIVALRYGRYVSAIVDSNDGEVFLLKLLGAALLVAGAASALKVSAAVGAFLLGIAISGSTAQEAAKLLEPLRDLFAAIFFVAFGLNTDPTAIPPVLGWAVLLAVVTALTKIGTGWWAASRQGIRRMGRARAGAALVARGEFSIVIAGLAVSVGGVNPKLAALASAYVLMMAVLGPIAARVVEPAIRLVQRGRADAVPT
- a CDS encoding cation:proton antiporter regulatory subunit, whose amino-acid sequence is MNVDVTALPGIGVRKDFAVRSGRRIGVVAHRDGGIDLIVSQRDDPDTCIAQVPLNPDEAAVLANLLGAPQLVQQLREEHSDLPGITTRQLSISGSSPYRGRMLGETGMRTRTKASIVAIMRAGQVQPSPGPDQVLDSGDILVVVGTPHGLDAAARILVDG
- a CDS encoding DUF952 domain-containing protein; translated protein: MEPDTTPSTLLHICSRDEWESARAAGEYRAPSLAEVGFIHLSAPYQAHLPANRLFAGRTDLVLLHLDPAALGAPVKWEPGVPTDPESMRFPHLYGPLPLAAVTAVTDFVPGPDGSFAPLEAN
- a CDS encoding aldehyde dehydrogenase family protein, whose amino-acid sequence is MRIGHPEFHAHRATTQSQVPDAGKVRPPMLTVIAPADGRVVDTIAAETPDRVRTAVDRLRDNAAGWHSLGVVGRIHWLRVFRNWLQDSRTDLVALLGAETGKTEAEAEAKFGPAAPSPRTVRSPACRRPG
- a CDS encoding helix-turn-helix domain-containing protein, whose product is MGAGFGRPAGNRPRIGEYGPHPGNLPARNGCALPPEIRRFALERDLAAIATVQQDLIPVRIPAVRGDLYIEAHPIYEMFGAVFGVEEVGFSKPQSRMAFQASTLETPLPQANLSTARFYEQQCADLMESRRSRSGLSGRVRQLLIRHGGSADQTRIAADLDVSVRTLRRRLAEEGTTFRELSLETVGMLAEELLIAGLTVEQAADRLGYASVSAFASAFRTWKGQSPGHFGRSHRGRHTVRS